One part of the Phycisphaeraceae bacterium genome encodes these proteins:
- a CDS encoding MmgE/PrpD family protein, whose product MPAAATDTHVHLPADTNQALGIADYAIKAIWGGPGERLEPDASVVERINQFHTDAVICGLSALALGCNAPNVLRDEAFQYAVPEGNLGKGLGKSKHHGATTFGSIVNGKVMRVKSEKAIVANCSAVREWDSNGTNFGFNPELGHIAGEFGHNDFYAVALAAAQMLGADGELALRGMLAIDEIRGRLAEVFSLKSYKIDHVVHGAIASAAVFGAMVGATREQIESAIGMSVAHYIPFRAIRAGKQLSDSKGASAAISTEAAILSVKRSMAGFLGPRDIFRNPEAIFRMFEGPGQMAQMVDKNGNAIKPANSAQKDASPFDLVLGRAGSDFAVMGMHFKLGLYEHQSAGALQAMITLLNQAPKLLEKKDGGNIGNIKIVAYEPAFGIIGDPAKRNPTTRQSADHSMVYIVSTLLRKALEQGKAGWTDLMLEPKDYGPEAINNSLTRTLMDKIEFAHGGKEYDDRYPDGIPTSVVITDADGASHDSGLVMYPGGHARNAKGKTPVDLNVVLDHKFTLLGSLAFANPTPIINKYRDLHTKSADDVQTINDYELSISPTRFD is encoded by the coding sequence CTGCGGTCTCTCAGCCTTGGCGCTGGGATGCAACGCTCCCAATGTACTCCGTGATGAGGCCTTCCAGTACGCTGTGCCGGAGGGGAATCTCGGTAAGGGGCTTGGCAAGTCAAAGCATCACGGTGCGACGACGTTCGGTTCGATCGTCAACGGCAAGGTCATGCGCGTCAAGAGCGAGAAGGCGATCGTTGCCAACTGCTCTGCGGTACGCGAGTGGGATTCGAACGGCACCAACTTCGGGTTCAACCCGGAACTCGGGCACATCGCTGGTGAGTTCGGACACAACGACTTCTACGCAGTAGCACTCGCAGCGGCGCAGATGCTTGGTGCGGACGGCGAACTTGCACTTCGAGGTATGCTCGCGATTGATGAGATCCGCGGCAGACTCGCGGAGGTGTTCAGTCTCAAGTCGTACAAGATCGATCACGTCGTGCATGGCGCCATCGCGTCGGCTGCGGTCTTTGGTGCGATGGTTGGTGCAACACGCGAACAGATCGAATCCGCAATCGGCATGAGCGTTGCGCACTACATCCCATTCCGCGCGATTCGCGCGGGCAAGCAACTCTCCGATTCCAAGGGTGCATCCGCTGCTATCTCGACCGAGGCGGCGATTCTCTCGGTGAAGCGTTCCATGGCAGGATTTCTCGGCCCACGCGATATCTTCCGTAATCCCGAAGCTATCTTCCGCATGTTCGAGGGACCAGGCCAAATGGCGCAAATGGTCGACAAGAATGGCAACGCGATCAAACCAGCGAACTCTGCACAGAAGGACGCGTCGCCGTTCGATCTTGTGCTCGGACGCGCTGGTTCAGACTTTGCTGTCATGGGCATGCACTTCAAGCTCGGTCTGTACGAGCACCAGTCCGCTGGCGCGTTGCAAGCGATGATTACGCTCCTCAATCAGGCACCAAAGCTGCTGGAAAAGAAGGACGGTGGGAACATTGGCAACATCAAGATTGTTGCGTACGAGCCCGCGTTCGGCATCATTGGTGATCCTGCGAAGCGCAATCCGACCACGCGTCAAAGCGCCGACCACTCCATGGTCTATATCGTTTCGACGCTGCTCCGCAAGGCGCTCGAACAGGGCAAGGCTGGTTGGACAGATCTGATGCTTGAGCCGAAGGACTACGGACCCGAGGCGATCAACAACTCGCTGACGCGCACGCTCATGGACAAGATTGAGTTTGCGCACGGCGGCAAGGAGTACGACGACAGGTACCCCGATGGCATTCCCACGAGCGTGGTCATTACCGACGCGGATGGAGCGAGCCACGACTCGGGGCTGGTGATGTATCCCGGCGGTCACGCCCGCAACGCAAAGGGCAAGACACCCGTCGATCTAAATGTTGTGCTTGATCACAAGTTCACCCTGCTCGGGTCGCTGGCGTTTGCTAATCCCACGCCGATCATCAACAAGTACCGCGATCTACACACCAAGTCGGCAGACGATGTGCAGACGATCAACGATTATGAGCTTTCGATCAGCCCGACGCGGTTTGACTGA